The Apium graveolens cultivar Ventura chromosome 3, ASM990537v1, whole genome shotgun sequence sequence GCATAAATagataaattataaattaaatatctTCATATGGTCCGGACCCCAAATCAAATCTTTTATGTTATGCGAAAACCAACCTTAATTGTCCCAAATTTGTTTCACCAAATTATAGATCTCATAACCATCAATAGTCTGATCAGTTCCGGTCAATAATCTGAAGAATCGCCATGGCGATTCTAAATGACCTGACAGACCCTTTAGTGAGTAAAATCCTCTCAACGCTCCCAGTCAAATCTCTGATGCAGTGCATATGTGTTTGCAAATCTTGGTACAATATAGTCAGCGATCCGTACTTCATCCGTTTACATCTGAGTCTAAAATCGGCTGACGAGAAAGAGTATCTTGTCATTAGATTCCTTAGGGTTTTTTTTATGACAGATCATTTCTCATTTCGTTGCAATGAAACGTTAGTTGAAAAGTCGAAAGTAAAATGTCCAATTCCGGAATTTCGAAGGGGTTGTCGTATAGCAGGTTGTTGTAATGGTCTTCTTCTGATAGTAAACCTCGACCACTCTGATATGCACTTGTGGAATCCTAGCCTTGGAAAAATTAAGCCTCTCCCGGGTGTTCATGGTACgtataataaatttaattatcgTCTTGAAGCTCTTGGGTTAGCCTTCCTTCCAGATGTCTGTGACTACATAGTTATCAGAATCTTGAACTATTTATCTGTTGATTTTTCCGTAGCTGAGATCTACTCACTGAGAACAGATTGTTGGAGAAGAATTGAAACTCCTGTTGAGAGGCTTATTCCCCGTTCTGATTGTCCATTATCAGCTGCTTTTGTGTATCCTTTTTTCTACTGGGTTGGGGCAGAGAATCATAACAATATAGTTTCATTCAATCTGGAGTGCGAGACATTCAAAGCTACGAGTTTTCCTGATGCTTTTCTTTATTATGGAAAACTGGTTGGGCATCTTGTACTGTTTCAAGAATCCCTGTATCTGTTTACCTTTTGTTCCAGTGATGGTAATAGCCTACAGATGTTGAAAGAAAATGATGGTTCTGGAGTGTCTTTCTTGAAAATTTGTTCATTTCCCGACGGATTTCCCATAGGATTTATGAAGAATGGGGATGTTATAGTGCTAGATATGGAAAATAAGGTTTCTCTACTTGACCCCAGGAACGTGAGCAGTCCAAGGAGCACTGAATACGAGCTCTGTTGGGAACGGATATATAATTACTCCCCAAGTCTTGCATTACTTGACAAAGAACTGGAGGGGATTAGTCAAACTATTTTgtagtttctacatgaggtgaaaGGTACACTCTTATATTTTCACTTTAAATGCATCACTTTTTATTTATGTATTTTCATTTTGTTCTCATGTTATTTCTGTTGGATGTATAGTAATTGAGCTTATGGGAATTCATTCTTATTTTATTTCTTAGAAATAAGGATTAGGTCTATACAGGCTTCAGTTTTGATTGGTTTATCATTTGACTAGgtactaattaacccttttcttGCACTTCTCTGGCATAAAAAAACTTCTAAATCGGATAGAATCGTATTGGCTAAGCATAAAAATGAGTAACTGTAATATGTGTCATTAGGATTGCAAAGTCCATTATAGTTTAAGAATATGGTCCTAAAGAAGCAGGGTAGCTCATTCATCTTCTCGGTAAAACAATACTATTAATTCATTGTTTTTTGACGAAATGTGAAAAGGTTGGCTGACCAATAGTAGACATTTGGGAATTTGTGGGAACATTGCTTATCTTATTCTTTTTGATGATTATGGATGAATATTGATTCAAGGTTCACATTTTTTGTATGACATTaattcctctctctctctctctctccctctctctctcctctctctctctctctcccccctccctccctccctctcctcccctcctctctctctctctctctctctctctctgtgtgTGTGTTCTTGATTGCAAAACTCTACACTTATGTGTAAACACAAAGATACTTTTATGGCTATATATATCTAGTATAATTTCTAAATGAATGTTTTGATTGAGAACCTGGTAGAGAGAATAATACTCAAGATGGACCTTCCTTGTCCTGAAACAATCAAAATGTAGTATCTTTTCTAAATGAATGTTTTGATTGAGAACCTGGTAGAGAGAATAATACTCAAGATGGACCTTCCTTGTCCTAAACAATCAAAATGCCGATGGGTATGATCATCAATTTTCTTTTGGATTGTCACGTACAGATTTTGAAAGTCCTAGTCTGAATATAAGTTGTTTAAATTCATTTGACCTTAATAATTTATGTCAATCAGTTATTTCTTCTCAAACAAGCAAAGATTTAAGCATGTTAATGTTTTGGCTTAATCCAACATATGTTGTTTTAGATCATTAGCCTAAAAGTATAGCAATCCTAAAGATTCAATGAGTGGCTGATTTATATAGTCATGTTTCAGCGAGAAACCTGATCTTTGTCAATAGCTGACTGAAAACACACACACCCGCTTTTTGTTTAAACAGGCTTGAATCCTCAATCTCCCTTGGAAGGAAACGAGGGTGATGCCTCTGGAACAAGATTTCTTTGGTCAATACCGTATTTTTGTTTCTTAGATTTGTGGAGCACAGATGATCTAACATATTTGTGTAGTCTTTCATGCAGGTAGAAGTTGCAATTCGGTGATTGGAGTTTCCAAGAGCAAAGCTTGGAGCCATGCAACTGGAAATATAAAACAAAAGCCAGCATTTCTTTTAGTTTATGTTGTTGATACTTAATAAGCAGCTCAACTGTTATGTTCTTACAAGTGACACCGGACACTCCAAATCTGCAGTTTTTTAAATTATCTTGGACCGTCGTATTTGAGAATAACGTTTGTTTTTCACCAGTGCAAATATCTGGACATGGATTATATTTGCATAGAActatttatgaatatatgataTGTGTGAACTTTGCTTgaccttcttttcttctttcATATTCCCAATTTACCTGGTTTTTTGAATCACTTATCTGAAAATTGAATCAACTTTTTTGGAGCAGCCTTGGGCTCCTATTCCTTGCTGGCTGGAGTGGAATATTAGAGTGTGTTGACCATTTCTTTCTGTTTTGCTAATTTTGTTTGcc is a genomic window containing:
- the LOC141711696 gene encoding putative F-box protein At1g33530 isoform X6; this translates as MAILNDLTDPLVSKILSTLPVKSLMQCICVCKSWYNIVSDPYFIRLHLSLKSADEKEYLVIRFLRVFFMTDHFSFRCNETLVEKSKVKCPIPEFRRGCRIAGCCNGLLLIVNLDHSDMHLWNPSLGKIKPLPGVHAEIYSLRTDCWRRIETPVERLIPRSDCPLSAAFVYPFFYWVGAENHNNIVSFNLECETFKATSFPDAFLYYGKLVGHLVLFQESLYLFTFCSSDGNSLQMLKENDGSGVSFLKICSFPDGFPIGFMKNGDVIVLDMENKVSLLDPRNVSSPRSTEYELCWERIYNYSPSLALLDKELEGISQTIL
- the LOC141711696 gene encoding putative F-box/LRR-repeat/kelch-repeat protein At1g11620 isoform X3 — its product is MAILNDLTDPLVSKILSTLPVKSLMQCICVCKSWYNIVSDPYFIRLHLSLKSADEKEYLVIRFLRVFFMTDHFSFRCNETLVEKSKVKCPIPEFRRGCRIAGCCNGLLLIVNLDHSDMHLWNPSLGKIKPLPGVHGTYNKFNYRLEALGLAFLPDVCDYIVIRILNYLSVDFSVAEIYSLRTDCWRRIETPVERLIPRSDCPLSAAFVYPFFYWVGAENHNNIVSFNLECETFKATSFPDAFLYYGKLVGHLVLFQESLYLFTFCSSDGNSLQMLKENDGSGVSFLKICSFPDGFPIGFMKNGDVIVLDMENKVSLLDPRNVSSPRSTEYELCWERIYNYSPSLALLDKELEGISQTIL